Proteins co-encoded in one Prunus persica cultivar Lovell chromosome G6, Prunus_persica_NCBIv2, whole genome shotgun sequence genomic window:
- the LOC18774379 gene encoding beta-amyrin 28-oxidase: MEELLMILISSVLVCVPLYYYIFKIRVNGTKNERLDQHKLPPGSTGWPIIGETLEYLRTGKKGVPEKFIADRRNKYKNSSSSSSANCKVFKTSLLFEDMAVLCTAAGNKFLFSNEKKLVKSWWPPHLDKLIFADSAPDEKAKAFITEESTRFRNTMAPYLKPAGLQKYVGTMDTFTKKHLDMYWEDGKDDDQVIKAHPLAKKYAFTMACRLMLDTEDQQVFTKLENLMKDLSSGFTSLPIDLPGTQFNRAIRGSRQLREEIKNIVTQRRIHLSTRKVDEDVDGLDMLSSLIMDTGSDGLGLSDSEIASKLYGVIVSGYDNFSSTLATIVMYLAELPHVYDAVLKEQRQIAESKAAGELLNWADIQKMKYSWSVACEVMRLLPPNSGTFREAISDFVYEGYLIPKGMKLNWNVHSTHKNPEYFPDPEKFDPSRFEGQGPPPYSFVPFGGGPRMCPGKEYSRLKMLVFMHNVVTRYRWEKVFPDEKFVWDPALVPTKGLPIRVFTHNKSQSN; this comes from the exons ATGGAGGAGCTGCTCATGATCCTAATTAGTTCTGTGCTTGTGTGTGTACCTCTTTACTACTACATTTTTAAGATTCGTGTCAACGGCACGAAAAATGAACGACTTGATCAGCATAAACTCCCACCGGGAAGCACAGGCTGGCCAATCATAGGTGAAACCCTCGAGTATCTAAGGACAGGAAAAAAGGGTGTCCCAGAAAAGTTCATAGCAGACAGGAGGAACAAGTACAAGaactcttcctcctcctcctctgcgAATTGCAAGGTCTTCAAGACATCGTTGCTGTTCGAAGACATGGCCGTGCTCTGCACTGCCGCCGGAAACAAGTTCCTGTTTTCGAACGAGAAGAAGCTGGTCAAGTCGTGGTGGCCGCCTCACTTGGACAAGCTCATATTTGCCGACTCTGCTCCTGACGAGAAAGCGAAAGCATTCATCACCGAAGAGTCCACGCGATTTCGCAACACTATGGCTCCATATCTCAAGCCTGCGGGTCTCCAAAAGTATGTTGGGACCATGGACACTTTCACCAAAAAACATCTGGACATGTACTGGGAAGATGGAAAAGATGATGATCAAGTGATCAAGGCTCACCCGCTTGCAAAGAAGTATGCTTTCACAATGGCATGCAGGCTCATGTTAGACACTGAGGATCAACAAGTATTTACCAAACTAGAAAACCTAATGAAGGATTTGTCTTCAGGGTTCACTTCATTGCCAATTGATCTGCCCGGCACGCAGTTTAACCGCGCAATTCGAGGGTCCAGGCAACTCAGGGAAGAAATTAAGAATATTGTCACTCAAAGGAGGATACATCTTTCCACTCGTAAGGTGGACGAAGATGTTGATGGTTTAGATATGTTGTCCAGCTTGATCATGGACACAGGTAGCGATGGGCTAGGGCTGAGCGACTCGGAGATTGCCAGCAAGTTGTACGGCGTTATAGTTAGTGGCTATGACAATTTCAGCAGCACGTTGGCTACCATTGTCATGTATCTAGCAGAGCTTCCTCATGTCTATGATGCCGTCCTTAAAG AGCAAAGGCAGATTGCAGAGTCAAAAGCAGCAGGAGAGCTGTTGAACTGGGCGGATATACAAAAGATGAAATATTCATGGAGCGTGGCATGTGAAGTTATGCGATTGTTGCCACCAAATTCCGGGACTTTTAGGGAAGCCATTTCCGACTTCGTCTATGAAGGATATCTGATTCCAAAAGGAATGAAg CTGAACTGGAACGTGCATTCGACACATAAAAACCCAGAGTACTTCCCAGATCCAGAAAAGTTTGATCCGTCGAGGTTTGAGGGACAAGGACCACCTCCTTACTCATTTGTTCCGTTTGGAGGAGGACCTCGGATGTGTCCAGGCAAAGAATATTCTCGACTCAAAATGTTGGTGTTCATGCACAACGTTGTCACCAGATACAGATGGGAGAAGGTTTTTCCTGACGAGAAATTCGTGTGGGACCCAGCGCTTGTTCCTACCAAAGGACTTCCAATTCGGGTTTTTACTCACAATAAATCACAGTCCAACTAG